A window of Sulfurimonas gotlandica GD1 contains these coding sequences:
- the thrC gene encoding threonine synthase, producing MNFIQTRGCDENKPASVTFSQAILSPIASFGGLYVPETLPELGEVFLNKHLNSSYKELASDLLSRFEIDIDQSVIDEALNLYDKFDDASNPVPVVKIKDKLYVSELYHGPTRAFKDMALQPFGKILSSVAQKRDENYLILAATSGDTGPAALETFKNQKNIQVVCMYPANGTSDVQRLQMVTEDAANLKIIGIKGNFDDAQSALKNLLSSPSFEEALNEKNISLSAANSVNFGRIIFQIIYHIHNYLELVRQDAVKIGEKVYLNVPSGNFGNVLGGYYAMLMGLPVEKLIIASNENNILTRLIQTGVYDMRDQELVLTTSPAMDILKSSNVERVLYGLYGADRTRELMHDLDTKKIYTLTSQELIQLQEIFVADFCSDDEGKMYIKDTFNNGYLMDPHTATCFKAYESCATKDIPTIIYSTAEWTKFSPVIANALTGEEDTQDIVALESISKTANVEIPSMINELFNKKIVHDSVIEKEDIEKEILKFL from the coding sequence ATGAACTTTATTCAAACTCGTGGATGTGATGAGAACAAACCGGCAAGTGTTACTTTTTCCCAAGCAATACTAAGCCCAATTGCTTCTTTTGGTGGTCTTTATGTGCCAGAAACGTTACCAGAATTAGGGGAAGTGTTTTTAAATAAACATCTAAACTCTTCATACAAAGAGTTAGCATCAGATCTACTGAGTCGTTTTGAAATAGATATTGATCAGAGTGTTATTGATGAAGCTTTAAATTTATATGATAAGTTTGATGACGCTTCAAATCCTGTGCCTGTTGTGAAAATAAAAGATAAGCTGTATGTAAGTGAACTATATCATGGACCAACTCGTGCGTTTAAAGATATGGCACTTCAGCCGTTTGGTAAAATTCTTTCATCTGTAGCTCAAAAAAGAGACGAAAACTATTTAATTTTAGCAGCAACAAGCGGAGATACAGGCCCGGCTGCATTAGAGACTTTTAAAAATCAAAAAAATATTCAAGTAGTTTGTATGTATCCGGCAAATGGAACTTCTGATGTTCAGAGACTTCAAATGGTTACGGAAGATGCTGCTAACTTAAAAATTATAGGAATTAAGGGTAACTTTGATGATGCTCAGAGCGCTCTTAAAAACCTTCTCTCATCTCCAAGTTTTGAAGAAGCTCTAAATGAAAAAAATATTTCACTTTCAGCTGCTAACTCAGTAAACTTTGGAAGAATTATTTTCCAAATTATTTATCATATTCATAACTACTTAGAGTTAGTAAGACAAGATGCGGTTAAAATTGGAGAAAAAGTTTATCTGAACGTGCCAAGTGGAAACTTTGGAAATGTACTAGGTGGTTATTATGCAATGCTTATGGGACTTCCAGTTGAAAAGTTGATAATTGCTTCAAATGAGAACAATATCCTAACTCGTCTTATACAAACTGGTGTGTATGATATGCGTGACCAAGAACTTGTTTTAACAACTTCTCCTGCTATGGATATTTTAAAGTCTTCCAATGTTGAACGTGTTCTTTATGGACTATATGGAGCTGATAGAACAAGAGAACTAATGCATGACCTTGATACAAAAAAAATATACACATTGACTTCTCAAGAACTTATTCAACTGCAAGAGATATTTGTAGCTGATTTTTGTAGTGATGATGAAGGTAAAATGTATATAAAAGATACTTTTAATAACGGTTACTTGATGGATCCTCACACTGCAACATGTTTTAAAGCTTATGAGTCATGTGCAACTAAAGATATACCAACAATCATTTACTCAACTGCAGAGTGGACAAAATTTTCTCCTGTAATCGCAAATGCTCTGACTGGTGAAGAAGATACACAAGATATAGTAGCTTTAGAGTCTATCTCTAAAACAGCAAATGTAGAAATACCATCTATGATAAATGAGTTATTTAACAAAAAAATAGTTCATGATTCTGTTATAGAAAAAGAAGATATAGAAAAAGAGATACTAAAGTTTTTATAA
- a CDS encoding murein hydrolase activator EnvC family protein, with product MIRLFLIFNLAFGYLLANSSVDANIKQTSTKLNSFSQSYLNINKKMEETANAILKQKREIDIQQKHLDSLKKELSEKESSHNENTIQLKDLKKVQNDLKSTQEKLEEELVFTIAQSVSLSIILEEEIAASEESLVEFEVLKVMLDNSKKKVDELNRKFYDNSKNIDVLNTHASFLEVEIANIDTKRKDLLNTQKKNILALKKLEIAKNSYKIELKKLLEKQDALKKTLAKLNIIKVDELNKAKEQEERRKAFDSQKIVSDSSLPKVKRHGSSYQDVKTKEYVGDKTIAPFDPYTITKRYGTYTDPIYGIKVFNESISLKPDSENTKVKTVFNGKVIYADKTAVLDNIVIVEHTNGLHTIYANLSQISPNIKKGMKIKKGYTIGRVSNELIFEVTQKSYHINPIRLFQ from the coding sequence ATGATTCGTCTATTTTTAATTTTTAATTTAGCATTTGGATATTTACTGGCAAACAGTAGTGTAGATGCAAATATAAAGCAGACTAGCACTAAACTCAACTCTTTTTCGCAGAGTTATTTAAACATAAATAAGAAGATGGAAGAGACAGCAAACGCAATTTTAAAACAAAAAAGAGAAATAGATATTCAACAAAAGCACTTAGATTCTCTTAAAAAAGAACTTAGTGAAAAAGAGAGTAGCCATAACGAAAATACTATTCAGCTAAAAGATCTTAAAAAAGTTCAAAATGACTTAAAATCTACACAAGAAAAATTGGAAGAAGAACTTGTATTTACAATAGCGCAGAGTGTATCTTTATCAATTATTTTAGAAGAAGAAATAGCTGCAAGTGAAGAATCACTAGTAGAGTTTGAAGTCCTCAAAGTTATGTTGGACAATTCAAAGAAAAAGGTTGATGAGTTAAATAGAAAATTTTATGATAACTCTAAAAATATTGATGTTTTAAATACTCATGCAAGTTTTTTAGAAGTTGAAATTGCAAATATAGATACTAAAAGAAAAGACTTACTAAACACTCAAAAAAAGAATATTTTGGCTTTAAAAAAGCTTGAAATAGCAAAAAATTCATATAAAATAGAGTTAAAAAAACTTCTTGAAAAACAAGATGCTCTTAAAAAGACACTAGCTAAATTGAACATAATAAAAGTGGATGAACTTAACAAAGCTAAAGAGCAAGAAGAGAGAAGAAAAGCATTTGATTCCCAAAAAATAGTCTCAGACAGTAGTCTTCCAAAAGTTAAAAGACATGGCAGTAGTTATCAAGACGTAAAAACAAAAGAGTACGTTGGAGATAAGACAATTGCGCCATTTGATCCTTATACAATAACTAAAAGATATGGAACGTATACTGATCCTATTTATGGAATAAAAGTATTCAATGAATCTATTTCATTAAAGCCAGATAGTGAAAATACAAAAGTTAAGACTGTATTTAACGGTAAAGTTATATATGCTGATAAAACTGCAGTTCTTGATAATATAGTAATTGTAGAACATACGAATGGTCTTCATACAATTTATGCAAATCTTTCTCAAATATCACCAAATATTAAAAAGGGTATGAAAATTAAAAAAGGTTATACGATTGGCAGGGTAAGTAATGAGCTAATATTTGAGGTAACTCAAAAATCTTACCACATTAATCCAATAAGACTCTTTCAATAA